One window from the genome of Alistipes sp. ZOR0009 encodes:
- a CDS encoding ABC transporter ATP-binding protein has translation MITVKDIRKEFGTLEVLKGINLEIESNQVVSIVGASGAGKTTLLQIMGSLMKPTSGDVLIEGASICGMKEAELSDFRNRQIGFVFQFHHLLPEFSALENVCIPGFIAKRSQREVEAQAKELLDLLGLSHRMSHRPQELSGGEQQRVAVARALINNPSVIFADEPSGNLDSSSKQDLHSLFFKLRDQFKHTFIIVTHDHELARMSDRTITLNDGFVINE, from the coding sequence ATGATTACAGTAAAAGATATAAGGAAGGAATTTGGCACGCTCGAGGTGCTTAAAGGCATTAATCTCGAAATAGAATCCAACCAGGTGGTTAGCATTGTTGGTGCTAGCGGTGCGGGTAAGACAACCCTTTTGCAGATAATGGGGAGCTTAATGAAACCCACATCTGGAGATGTTCTTATCGAAGGCGCAAGCATTTGTGGTATGAAGGAGGCCGAACTTTCCGATTTTCGAAACAGGCAGATTGGGTTTGTGTTTCAGTTTCATCATCTTCTTCCCGAGTTTTCGGCGTTGGAGAATGTCTGCATTCCAGGCTTTATTGCCAAGCGATCTCAGCGCGAGGTGGAGGCACAAGCTAAGGAGCTGCTCGATTTGTTGGGCTTATCCCATCGAATGAGCCATCGGCCACAGGAACTCTCAGGAGGAGAGCAGCAGCGTGTTGCTGTAGCTCGCGCTTTAATCAACAACCCTTCGGTAATTTTTGCCGACGAGCCTTCTGGCAATCTCGACTCTTCCAGCAAGCAGGATTTGCATAGCCTTTTCTTTAAACTTCGCGACCAGTTTAAGCATACCTTTATCATTGTAACGCACGACCACGAGCTGGCGCGTATGTCTGATAGGACGATCACCTTAAACGATGGCTTTGTCATTAATGAGTAG
- a CDS encoding SusC/RagA family TonB-linked outer membrane protein, whose product MRRFLTLLVTLVVFGVGSALGQVKQVTGVVTSADDKQSIPGVSVFVKEAPSVGASTDINGKYTLKNVPANAKTIVFRFVGYTSVELPISATLDVALQSEAQKIDEVMVVAYGTAKKSAFTGSVAQINEKKLERKNVSEISKALAGEVAGVAIVNTSGQPGSNATIRIRGFGSVNASQSPLYIVDGVPFNGDISSISPSDIATTSVLKDATATAIYGARGANGVVLITTKKGDRNSSSIDVEVKTGWNMKLLPSYDVISNPEHFMELTWESMRNRTIAVGYDATPAGSLKLSDPAAYAAGFKAYWDANYAAAGVNASKYIFDGNQKGINSVYNMWKADGDKLIDPTTGKFIKGIERKYTPEDWEDNIFRTGKKVEASVKFSGGNEKTQYFSSFGINNDQGYYIGSDFSRLNARLNVNHKPKEWLKGSVNMAYSYMETNNPGQTGSANNGFYFVNNIPSIYPVFQRDENGALIPDMLVGGNRYDYAFSSLGGRPFGDGINPAGAVRLDKRRTFAHQISATSNLEATLAQGLTLSTTFGTQVLANDLSSLTNPYYGDAAGLGRIYKEMNILSSYTWTQMLRYATKFDGGHNVNAFIAHEVTSEDNKYNNGQKDGLVEPGTLTWNNAVNMSSMNSYIVDYFIESYFGQVNYDYKEKYFVYGTIRRDGSSRFPNNRWGNFGAVGAAWAISSEDFMKQFEFIRSMKLKASYGILGNQDIGNYPAYNNYAIENLEKKPAFVYNYRGNMDLTWEKSKMFNVGLEFSLGNYIDGEVEYFRKNTDNLLFYKRVSPSIGFEKVPVNDGKLLNTGIEFNFTAHLVNTNDLRVDFRINGSHINNEMKRMPIDEATGKEKIVDDQGAYAYTKGHSLYDFYVREYAGVEAQTGLPQWNRYYYMDGANKVTISSMEEFLAGDKKGSKVLVEKTFDYNNATKKYIGKSAIPALTGGFGFDVSYKNFTLATQFLYSLGGYSYDNMYAGLMSNNESGGNNWSTDIEKRWQKPGDATSIPRLTNDYDKDGYSVSDRGIVKSNYLNLNNILLSYELPKNIVSKLSVKGASISVSGDNLWLTTKRKGYVPSTSVSGSNDSYRYSPLSTVSVGLKVQF is encoded by the coding sequence ATGAGGCGATTTCTAACGTTACTCGTAACGCTAGTTGTCTTTGGCGTTGGCTCAGCGCTAGGGCAAGTAAAGCAAGTCACTGGGGTTGTTACATCTGCGGATGACAAGCAATCCATTCCAGGGGTAAGCGTTTTTGTAAAGGAAGCTCCATCTGTGGGTGCTTCAACGGACATCAACGGAAAGTACACCCTTAAAAATGTTCCTGCAAATGCAAAAACTATTGTATTCCGATTCGTAGGATACACTTCGGTAGAGCTTCCTATTAGTGCTACCTTAGACGTGGCGCTTCAGTCTGAGGCTCAAAAAATCGATGAGGTAATGGTTGTAGCCTATGGTACTGCTAAGAAGAGTGCCTTTACTGGTTCTGTTGCTCAGATTAACGAAAAAAAGTTGGAGCGTAAGAACGTTTCTGAAATTTCTAAAGCTCTAGCTGGTGAGGTTGCTGGTGTTGCCATTGTAAATACATCAGGTCAGCCAGGTAGTAATGCAACCATTAGAATCCGTGGTTTTGGATCTGTAAATGCAAGCCAAAGCCCTCTTTACATTGTTGATGGAGTTCCTTTTAACGGAGACATTAGCTCTATTTCTCCTAGTGATATTGCAACGACTTCTGTTTTAAAGGATGCAACAGCTACCGCCATTTATGGTGCTAGAGGTGCCAATGGGGTAGTTCTGATTACAACCAAAAAGGGTGATAGAAACTCTTCTTCTATTGATGTAGAAGTTAAAACGGGTTGGAATATGAAGCTGCTTCCAAGCTACGATGTAATTAGCAATCCTGAGCATTTTATGGAGTTGACTTGGGAGTCTATGCGAAATAGAACGATTGCAGTAGGTTACGACGCCACTCCTGCTGGTTCTTTGAAGTTGTCAGATCCTGCTGCTTATGCTGCTGGTTTTAAAGCTTATTGGGATGCAAACTATGCTGCTGCTGGTGTTAATGCTTCGAAGTATATATTCGATGGCAATCAGAAAGGGATCAACAGCGTATATAACATGTGGAAAGCAGATGGAGATAAGCTTATAGATCCTACAACTGGAAAGTTTATTAAAGGTATCGAACGTAAGTACACTCCAGAAGATTGGGAGGATAATATCTTTAGAACAGGAAAGAAGGTTGAAGCCTCTGTAAAATTTAGTGGTGGAAATGAAAAGACTCAGTATTTTTCTTCATTTGGTATCAATAATGACCAGGGGTACTACATTGGTTCTGACTTTTCTCGCTTAAATGCTCGCTTAAACGTAAACCATAAGCCTAAGGAATGGCTTAAGGGAAGCGTAAATATGGCCTACTCTTACATGGAGACAAACAATCCGGGACAGACTGGTTCTGCCAATAACGGATTCTACTTTGTAAATAATATTCCGTCCATTTATCCTGTTTTTCAACGTGATGAAAATGGAGCGCTAATTCCTGATATGCTTGTTGGGGGTAACCGTTACGACTATGCTTTTAGCAGCTTAGGCGGAAGGCCTTTTGGTGATGGTATTAATCCTGCAGGCGCCGTAAGATTAGACAAAAGAAGAACATTTGCACATCAAATTTCTGCAACATCGAACTTGGAGGCTACTTTGGCTCAAGGTTTAACATTGAGCACAACTTTCGGAACCCAAGTTTTGGCTAACGATCTATCTTCTCTTACTAATCCATATTACGGAGATGCTGCTGGTTTAGGTAGAATTTACAAAGAAATGAATATTCTTTCTTCGTACACTTGGACTCAGATGCTTAGATATGCTACTAAGTTTGACGGAGGACATAACGTGAATGCTTTTATTGCTCACGAAGTTACTTCGGAGGATAACAAGTACAATAACGGACAGAAGGATGGTTTGGTTGAGCCAGGAACGCTAACTTGGAACAATGCCGTAAACATGTCTTCAATGAACTCGTATATTGTCGACTACTTTATTGAGTCTTACTTTGGTCAGGTAAACTATGACTACAAGGAAAAGTATTTTGTATACGGAACAATCCGTCGCGATGGCTCTTCTCGTTTCCCCAATAACAGATGGGGTAACTTCGGTGCAGTTGGTGCTGCATGGGCCATTTCTTCAGAGGATTTCATGAAACAATTCGAGTTTATTCGTAGCATGAAACTTAAGGCTAGCTATGGTATTCTAGGAAACCAAGATATTGGGAACTATCCCGCCTACAACAACTATGCAATTGAAAACCTTGAAAAGAAACCAGCCTTTGTATATAACTACAGAGGAAATATGGATCTTACTTGGGAAAAAAGTAAGATGTTCAACGTTGGTTTGGAGTTCTCTTTAGGAAACTATATTGATGGTGAGGTTGAGTACTTCAGAAAAAACACGGATAACCTTCTTTTCTATAAGAGAGTTTCTCCTTCTATTGGATTTGAAAAAGTTCCCGTAAACGATGGTAAACTATTAAATACAGGTATTGAGTTTAATTTTACGGCTCACCTAGTAAATACTAACGACTTGCGAGTTGATTTCAGAATTAATGGCTCGCACATCAACAACGAAATGAAGAGAATGCCTATTGACGAGGCTACAGGAAAGGAAAAAATTGTTGATGACCAGGGTGCTTATGCTTATACCAAAGGCCATTCTTTATACGACTTTTATGTTAGAGAGTATGCTGGGGTAGAGGCTCAAACAGGTTTACCACAGTGGAATCGTTACTACTACATGGATGGAGCAAACAAGGTGACTATTTCTTCGATGGAAGAATTCTTAGCTGGTGATAAAAAAGGTAGTAAGGTGTTGGTGGAAAAAACATTTGATTACAACAATGCTACTAAAAAGTATATTGGAAAATCAGCAATACCTGCTTTAACAGGGGGCTTTGGTTTCGATGTATCGTACAAAAACTTCACGCTAGCAACTCAATTCTTGTATAGCCTTGGCGGATATTCTTACGACAATATGTACGCAGGTTTGATGTCAAATAACGAATCAGGTGGAAACAACTGGTCTACTGATATAGAGAAGCGTTGGCAAAAGCCCGGAGATGCAACTTCTATTCCTCGTCTAACAAATGACTACGATAAGGATGGCTATAGCGTTTCTGATAGAGGTATTGTAAAGAGTAACTACTTAAACCTAAACAATATTCTTCTATCTTACGAGTTGCCAAAGAATATCGTAAGCAAGTTGAGCGTTAAAGGTGCTTCTATAAGCGTAAGTGGTGATAACCTCTGGTTGACAACCAAAAGAAAGGGCTATGTTCCTTCTACATCAGTTAGTGGTAGCAACGACAGCTACAGGTACTCTCCTTTGAGCACCGTATCTGTTGGATTAAAGGTTCAATTCTAA
- a CDS encoding tRNA1(Val) (adenine(37)-N6)-methyltransferase, with protein MANTWFQFKQFKVEQGKTAMKVGTDGVLLGAWANVNEAASILDVGTGTGLIALMVAQRNSEAAVTAIDIDSDAVDQALENVEASSWRGRIAVTNADYGTFRQGESELFDLIVSNPPYFKQSLKPDQKSRAIARHDHKLPHETLIERSVDLLTSAGRLSVILPYVEGSVFIAMAAAKGLFCIRKTNVYPTPDGGIKRLLLEFSKVQQALIENDLVVEDRGRHLYSKDYLSLTGDFYLFG; from the coding sequence ATGGCAAATACGTGGTTTCAGTTTAAGCAATTTAAGGTAGAGCAGGGTAAAACGGCCATGAAGGTGGGTACCGATGGCGTGCTTCTTGGCGCATGGGCTAATGTTAATGAAGCCGCTTCCATTCTCGATGTGGGAACGGGGACAGGCCTAATTGCGTTAATGGTTGCGCAGCGGAATTCCGAGGCAGCAGTAACGGCTATTGATATTGATTCTGATGCTGTTGATCAAGCGTTGGAGAATGTGGAAGCCTCCTCATGGCGCGGGAGAATAGCGGTGACGAATGCCGACTACGGAACCTTTCGGCAGGGAGAATCCGAACTTTTTGATCTTATAGTTTCCAATCCACCCTATTTTAAGCAGTCGTTAAAGCCTGATCAGAAGTCGCGCGCAATTGCTCGGCACGACCATAAGCTGCCGCACGAAACCCTTATTGAGCGTTCTGTCGATTTACTTACTTCTGCTGGGCGTTTAAGTGTTATTCTGCCCTACGTTGAAGGGAGCGTGTTTATTGCGATGGCTGCCGCCAAGGGGCTTTTTTGTATCCGAAAAACAAACGTTTATCCCACGCCCGATGGCGGTATAAAGCGCTTGCTGCTCGAGTTCTCTAAGGTACAGCAGGCGTTAATCGAAAACGACCTGGTGGTGGAGGATAGGGGAAGGCACCTATACTCGAAAGATTACCTTTCGTTAACGGGCGATTTCTACCTGTTTGGCTAA
- a CDS encoding TIGR02757 family protein, whose product MALSLMSSDNLIEVKEYLEEQYHRYCTSSFIDDDPIQIPHLFDSQQNIEIAGFFAATFAWGQRKTIISKSKELIARMDNNPHEFICSFTEADLKSLVGFRHRTFGDKDAVSFVRALSAIYRNHLSMDLFLGSRGVSNPVDAIRAIRSCFLETEGVYSTSMRHVANPDAGSAAKRLNMFFRWMVRSCRENVDFGLWQSLQPKDLLIPLDLHVGNVSRELGLLQRRQNDFKAVQELTEVLRTFDPLDPIRYDFALFSIGVSGGIASGEQEI is encoded by the coding sequence ATGGCTTTGTCATTAATGAGTAGTGACAACCTAATAGAGGTAAAGGAGTATCTTGAGGAGCAGTACCACCGTTACTGCACCTCCTCGTTTATCGACGACGATCCCATTCAGATTCCTCATCTCTTCGACTCCCAACAGAATATCGAAATAGCGGGCTTTTTTGCCGCCACCTTTGCTTGGGGACAGCGAAAAACAATCATTTCAAAGTCGAAGGAGCTTATTGCGCGGATGGATAATAATCCCCACGAATTTATTTGCAGCTTTACCGAGGCCGATTTGAAAAGCCTTGTAGGGTTTCGGCATCGTACCTTTGGAGATAAGGATGCCGTTAGCTTTGTTCGTGCGCTCTCCGCAATATACCGGAATCACCTCTCTATGGACCTATTTTTGGGCAGTAGAGGCGTAAGTAATCCAGTGGATGCCATTAGGGCGATACGTTCGTGCTTCCTCGAAACGGAAGGTGTTTATAGTACCTCTATGCGCCATGTTGCCAATCCAGATGCAGGATCGGCTGCTAAGCGGTTAAATATGTTTTTTAGGTGGATGGTACGATCTTGCCGAGAGAATGTCGACTTTGGACTTTGGCAGTCGTTGCAGCCGAAAGATCTTTTAATACCTTTAGACTTACATGTTGGGAATGTCTCCCGCGAGTTAGGGTTGCTGCAGCGCAGGCAAAACGATTTTAAGGCGGTACAGGAACTCACGGAGGTCCTCCGGACATTTGATCCGTTAGATCCAATTCGGTACGATTTCGCATTGTTTTCGATTGGCGTTAGCGGAGGGATAGCAAGTGGCGAACAGGAAATCTAA
- a CDS encoding SusC/RagA family TonB-linked outer membrane protein: protein MRRFLSFLLILLVGASTALAQQRKVSGQVTSMDGKETLPGVNVFVKEFPTTGTITDIDGKYELKSLPAGSKTLVFRFVGMKLIERPITSDVINAKMEADNQQIEEVVVTGYGTYKKQAFTGSASTIDSKKTMDVPTVSIENKLAGAVAGVNITSTSGQPGSVQSVSIRGMGSMNAGNQPLYVIDGVPMMTGNASSFSYESAGSSLLSTLNANDIENMTVIKDAAAASLYGSRAANGVIVITTKRGKAGKTKFNVKSDFGFSDMAINYRPTLNGDDRREILHLGLVNYATKNGIADPTGYANTNIDTYAGKPWSGYTDWRDLLLQRGMHQNHEVSAAGGSENTNFYSSLSYTSQQGITLNSDFERVTGRLNLNHKAGNFNMGANVTFASTEQDVNTEGTSFSNPLMALSMTISPSSYPYNEDGTYATYFPALNADSNPLQSSNVNYNKSKIIRTQNNVFAGYSITKDLSVKQTLSLDFNNTNSSVWWDPRFGDGKGSKGVMQKYSINRTRLSSQTQAQYVKTFADVHNVDVLAAYELEDNKTESLYGNGNTFPSFQKPEIGNASTTRASSSTDGHRMISYVGRVNYNYDNKYFVGGSFRRDGTSRLSPDSRWGNFWSTSASWMFTKEDFMSSLQNVVSNGKLRLSYGVNGTQPSDLYGFMALYGYGYNYNGNPGSAETQLENSGLKWEKNYATNIGLDFTLFNRLSFTVDYYNRDTKDLIMNLPVSQTTGFSNYLVNIGEMNNRGFEFEITSRNFATNDFTWTTSFNLTHNKNKVTKLDGNQTEIIDGRLIHKVGYAYNTFYLREYAGVDPQTGKELFYTNDGTGGTTTNPSAAKYVTAGSVDPKVSGGLSNNLRWKDFDLNFTFTYSLGGKAYDNATWIQSNGGTYNYYGNVPSYYDINKVWTGPGDTKATLPQFTYGNTNNVSTRWLKSTDHLRLKNLTFGYNIPKNWVAKAGFEKVRLYFSGTNLLTFKDKDLYFDPEVPTNGIVLFTAPALRTLAFGIDIGF, encoded by the coding sequence ATGAGACGATTTCTATCGTTCTTGCTGATTCTTTTAGTTGGTGCAAGCACTGCGCTTGCTCAGCAACGAAAAGTATCAGGCCAGGTTACCTCGATGGATGGTAAGGAAACCTTACCAGGGGTAAACGTTTTTGTAAAAGAATTTCCCACCACTGGAACTATCACCGACATTGACGGAAAGTATGAGCTCAAATCTCTTCCTGCAGGCTCCAAAACGCTTGTTTTCCGTTTTGTTGGTATGAAGCTTATTGAACGTCCGATCACAAGCGACGTTATTAATGCAAAAATGGAAGCCGACAACCAGCAAATTGAGGAGGTTGTTGTTACCGGTTACGGTACTTATAAGAAGCAGGCTTTTACGGGATCGGCATCAACCATCGACTCTAAGAAAACGATGGATGTACCAACCGTATCTATCGAAAACAAGCTTGCGGGTGCTGTTGCAGGGGTAAACATTACCTCTACTTCTGGTCAACCTGGCTCGGTGCAGTCTGTTAGCATCCGTGGTATGGGTTCGATGAATGCCGGAAACCAACCTCTTTACGTTATTGACGGTGTTCCGATGATGACTGGTAATGCGAGCTCTTTCTCCTACGAGTCGGCTGGTAGTAGCCTTTTGTCTACGCTAAATGCCAACGATATTGAGAACATGACCGTTATTAAGGATGCTGCGGCAGCCTCTCTTTACGGTTCTCGTGCGGCAAATGGTGTGATCGTAATCACCACCAAGCGTGGAAAAGCCGGAAAGACAAAGTTCAACGTTAAGTCGGATTTTGGTTTCTCTGACATGGCTATCAACTATCGTCCAACCTTAAATGGCGACGATCGTCGTGAGATTCTTCACCTCGGTCTTGTTAACTACGCTACCAAGAATGGTATTGCAGATCCTACTGGTTATGCCAACACCAACATTGATACCTACGCAGGTAAGCCTTGGAGTGGCTATACAGATTGGAGAGACTTGCTTCTTCAAAGAGGTATGCACCAAAACCACGAGGTTTCGGCAGCAGGTGGTTCGGAGAATACCAACTTCTACTCATCGCTTTCGTACACCAGCCAACAGGGTATTACCCTTAACTCCGACTTCGAGCGTGTTACAGGTCGTTTAAACCTTAACCACAAGGCGGGTAACTTTAACATGGGTGCGAACGTAACTTTTGCTTCAACCGAGCAAGACGTAAATACGGAAGGAACAAGCTTCTCTAACCCATTGATGGCTTTATCTATGACTATCTCCCCATCTTCTTATCCTTATAACGAAGATGGAACCTATGCTACCTACTTCCCTGCGTTGAATGCTGATAGCAACCCGCTGCAATCGTCTAATGTTAACTACAATAAAAGTAAGATTATTCGTACGCAGAATAACGTTTTTGCAGGATATAGCATCACCAAGGACCTTTCGGTAAAACAAACCTTGAGCTTAGACTTTAACAACACCAACAGCTCTGTTTGGTGGGATCCTCGTTTTGGCGATGGTAAAGGTTCTAAAGGTGTTATGCAGAAGTACTCCATTAACAGAACTCGTTTAAGTTCTCAAACGCAGGCTCAGTACGTAAAGACATTTGCCGATGTTCATAACGTAGACGTGCTAGCAGCCTACGAGTTGGAAGATAATAAAACCGAAAGCCTTTACGGTAACGGTAATACCTTCCCTTCGTTCCAGAAGCCAGAAATTGGAAATGCTTCAACCACCCGTGCTTCTAGCTCTACCGATGGCCATAGAATGATCTCCTATGTAGGTCGTGTAAACTATAACTACGATAACAAGTACTTTGTGGGCGGTAGCTTCCGTCGCGATGGAACTTCTCGCTTATCTCCAGATTCTCGTTGGGGTAACTTCTGGTCTACCTCGGCCTCTTGGATGTTCACCAAGGAAGACTTCATGTCTTCTCTACAGAACGTGGTATCTAACGGTAAGCTACGTTTATCTTACGGGGTAAACGGTACGCAACCTTCCGACCTTTACGGCTTTATGGCTCTTTACGGTTACGGATATAACTACAACGGAAACCCCGGATCGGCCGAAACCCAGCTCGAGAACTCGGGCTTGAAGTGGGAGAAGAACTACGCAACCAACATCGGTTTAGACTTTACCCTTTTCAACCGTTTAAGCTTTACTGTTGACTACTACAACCGCGATACCAAGGATTTGATCATGAATCTTCCTGTTTCTCAAACAACCGGATTCTCTAACTACCTGGTAAATATCGGCGAGATGAATAACCGTGGTTTCGAGTTCGAGATTACCTCTAGAAACTTTGCAACTAACGACTTTACTTGGACAACCAGCTTTAACCTAACTCACAATAAGAATAAGGTTACCAAGCTAGATGGCAACCAAACCGAAATTATCGATGGTCGCCTAATCCATAAGGTAGGATATGCCTACAATACCTTCTACCTAAGAGAGTATGCTGGTGTAGACCCACAAACTGGTAAGGAGTTATTCTATACCAACGACGGTACAGGTGGTACAACTACCAATCCAAGCGCCGCCAAGTATGTAACTGCCGGATCAGTTGATCCTAAGGTAAGCGGAGGTTTGTCTAACAACCTACGTTGGAAGGATTTTGACCTTAACTTCACCTTTACCTACTCGCTAGGTGGTAAGGCTTACGATAACGCTACTTGGATTCAAAGTAACGGAGGTACCTACAACTACTACGGTAACGTACCTAGCTACTACGACATCAACAAGGTATGGACTGGCCCTGGCGATACCAAGGCAACCCTTCCTCAGTTTACCTACGGTAATACCAACAACGTATCAACTCGTTGGCTGAAATCGACCGATCACCTACGCCTAAAGAACCTAACCTTTGGCTATAACATTCCAAAGAACTGGGTAGCTAAGGCCGGATTCGAAAAGGTTCGTCTATACTTCTCTGGTACCAACCTGCTTACCTTTAAGGATAAGGATCTATACTTCGATCCAGAGGTGCCAACCAACGGTATTGTGCTGTTCACGGCTCCTGCTTTAAGAACTCTTGCATTTGGTATTGACATTGGGTTCTAG
- a CDS encoding RagB/SusD family nutrient uptake outer membrane protein, protein MKRFYKYMAVAIAAVGVSSCSNDWLDREPSTSIPTEKAITSYYDLVTAQNGMYDGLQEDQNYYGARMFYYGDVRGDDMQSTAPGKRTHPLYEMNYTVESAPEMWATPYNVIRRANNIIKAVENGQVKDGVAANINDIVGQAYAVRALVLFDLTRVYSQPYYVSNGAGLGVPIVLTPGGYTAKVGRSTLKECYDQIIADLNKSVTLLASSKKVGYINSWAAKALLSRVYLYKADYANAYTTAVDVITKSPYRLWTNSEYVNAWSSAGNSELLFEIVNKGSDDWVDREAIGYLLAEKGYDDYIITKNFYDLVNQNPNDVRLGMFTIPATLDKNGKKKINGVDVTGMKIYLTKFPGRADFSPNDVRVNNIPVLRLSEIYLIAAEAALQGGATAADATKYLDAIVNRADNATHVVEADVTLDRILKERRLELVGEGQRFFDAMRTGKTITRYTGAADKGWHSTLPDMKSASFDNTYYRAILPIPKVEVDANPLIKDQQNKGY, encoded by the coding sequence ATGAAAAGATTTTACAAGTATATGGCAGTTGCTATTGCAGCGGTGGGGGTATCATCCTGCAGCAACGACTGGTTGGATAGAGAGCCTAGCACCTCTATCCCAACAGAAAAAGCTATAACCTCGTACTACGATTTGGTTACAGCACAGAACGGTATGTATGACGGCCTGCAGGAGGATCAAAACTACTACGGAGCCCGTATGTTCTACTACGGCGATGTACGTGGTGATGATATGCAGTCTACAGCTCCCGGAAAGAGAACGCATCCTCTTTACGAAATGAACTATACTGTAGAGAGCGCCCCCGAAATGTGGGCAACCCCCTACAACGTAATTCGTCGTGCCAACAATATCATTAAGGCTGTAGAGAATGGCCAGGTAAAGGATGGCGTTGCGGCTAACATCAACGACATCGTTGGTCAGGCCTATGCCGTACGCGCTTTGGTGCTGTTCGATTTAACCCGCGTATACTCGCAGCCATACTATGTTAGCAACGGAGCTGGTCTTGGAGTACCTATCGTGCTAACTCCTGGAGGCTATACTGCCAAGGTTGGACGCAGCACGCTCAAGGAGTGCTACGATCAGATTATTGCCGACCTAAACAAGTCGGTTACCCTTTTGGCTAGCTCCAAAAAGGTGGGATACATCAACTCTTGGGCTGCAAAGGCGCTACTCTCTAGGGTATACCTTTACAAGGCCGACTACGCCAACGCCTACACAACCGCCGTTGACGTAATTACCAAGAGCCCCTACAGGCTATGGACCAATAGCGAGTACGTAAACGCTTGGTCTTCGGCTGGTAACTCGGAGCTTCTTTTCGAAATCGTAAACAAGGGTAGCGACGACTGGGTAGACCGCGAAGCTATCGGTTACCTGCTTGCCGAAAAGGGATACGACGACTACATCATCACCAAGAACTTCTACGATTTGGTTAACCAAAATCCGAACGACGTTCGCCTAGGTATGTTTACCATTCCTGCAACGTTGGATAAGAATGGCAAGAAGAAGATCAACGGGGTAGATGTTACCGGAATGAAGATTTATCTGACCAAGTTCCCCGGTCGTGCAGACTTTAGCCCCAACGATGTTCGTGTAAACAACATCCCAGTGCTACGCTTATCAGAGATTTACCTTATAGCAGCAGAGGCAGCACTTCAGGGTGGTGCTACGGCAGCCGACGCAACCAAGTATTTGGATGCTATCGTAAACCGTGCTGACAATGCCACGCATGTGGTAGAAGCAGACGTAACGCTTGACCGCATTCTTAAGGAAAGACGTTTGGAGCTCGTTGGCGAAGGACAGCGCTTCTTTGATGCCATGAGAACCGGAAAGACAATTACTAGGTATACTGGTGCTGCTGATAAAGGATGGCATAGTACGCTGCCCGATATGAAGTCGGCCAGCTTCGACAACACCTACTATCGTGCAATTCTCCCCATCCCTAAGGTGGAGGTTGACGCCAATCCTCTCATAAAGGATCAGCAAAATAAGGGATACTAG